A single window of Mugil cephalus isolate CIBA_MC_2020 chromosome 1, CIBA_Mcephalus_1.1, whole genome shotgun sequence DNA harbors:
- the si:cabz01074946.1 gene encoding uncharacterized protein si:cabz01074946.1 isoform X1, giving the protein MTLPHYFIFFLQVVHVISLEETTGYLGENVTLLSGANSSWNLSKIEWSIFSNNTWIATYRGGKINTNRVAQYKDRLSLNNDTGDLVINQLTTRDATEYTVDLLNKAGKNTVNKIKLIVTQRLKKPTISTVFSQDMEGGCWMMLDCTSPDKDVQLTWDVKPSGLNSTIPISGSRTYLIVFINKTQNFEFTCSSTTSKNREPVSQTVKQKCVVPEGKPTPPPPQPQPRDRSAICFIGGLIVGLLIAILIFKREMIYQLLNELLRPSKENSTGAKA; this is encoded by the exons ATGACACTTCCTcattactttattttctttcttcaag TGGTGCATGTCATATCACTTGAGGAAACTACTGGGTACCTCGGGGAAAATGTTACACTACTCTCAGGTGCCAATTCATCGTGGAATCTGTCCAAAATCGAGTGGTCAATATTCTCCAACAACACTTGGATTGCCACCTATCGTGGAGGGAAGATAAACACGAATCGTGTCGCTCAGTATAAAGACAGACTCAGTCTTAATAATGATACAG GCGATTTGGTGATTAATCAACTGACTACACGTGATGCTACGGAGTACACTGTGGATCTCCTTAACAAAGCGGGAAAGAACACCGTGAATAAGATTAAACTCATAGTGACAC AGCGCCTCAAAAAACCAACCATAAGTACAGTGTTCAGCCAGGACATGGAAGGTGGCTGCTGGATGATGCTGGACTGCACTTCTCCAGATAAAGACGTTCAACTCACCTGGGATGTCAAGCCTTCTGGTCTGAACAGCACTATCCCCATTTCTGGCAGCCGTACCTATCTCATCGTATTcatcaacaaaacacagaactttGAATTCACCTGCAGCTCTACAACCAGCAAAAATAGGGAGCCCGTCTCGCAGACTGTCAAGCAAAAGTGTGTTG TACCTGAAGGCAAGCCTacgcctccacctccacagccTCAGCCGAGGGACAGAAGTGCCATTTGTTTCATAGGTGGCCTCATTGTAGGTCTGTTAATAGCAATACTTATCTTTAAGAGAG AAATGATCTACCAGCTTTTGAATG aacTTCTACGCCcatcaaaagaaaacagcacGGGTGCTAAG GCTTAG
- the si:cabz01074946.1 gene encoding uncharacterized protein si:cabz01074946.1 isoform X2, with the protein MTLPHYFIFFLQVVHVISLEETTGYLGENVTLLSGANSSWNLSKIEWSIFSNNTWIATYRGGKINTNRVAQYKDRLSLNNDTGDLVINQLTTRDATEYTVDLLNKAGKNTVNKIKLIVTQRLKKPTISTVFSQDMEGGCWMMLDCTSPDKDVQLTWDVKPSGLNSTIPISGSRTYLIVFINKTQNFEFTCSSTTSKNREPVSQTVKQKCVVPEGKPTPPPPQPQPRDRSAICFIGGLIVGLLIAILIFKRELLRPSKENSTGAKA; encoded by the exons ATGACACTTCCTcattactttattttctttcttcaag TGGTGCATGTCATATCACTTGAGGAAACTACTGGGTACCTCGGGGAAAATGTTACACTACTCTCAGGTGCCAATTCATCGTGGAATCTGTCCAAAATCGAGTGGTCAATATTCTCCAACAACACTTGGATTGCCACCTATCGTGGAGGGAAGATAAACACGAATCGTGTCGCTCAGTATAAAGACAGACTCAGTCTTAATAATGATACAG GCGATTTGGTGATTAATCAACTGACTACACGTGATGCTACGGAGTACACTGTGGATCTCCTTAACAAAGCGGGAAAGAACACCGTGAATAAGATTAAACTCATAGTGACAC AGCGCCTCAAAAAACCAACCATAAGTACAGTGTTCAGCCAGGACATGGAAGGTGGCTGCTGGATGATGCTGGACTGCACTTCTCCAGATAAAGACGTTCAACTCACCTGGGATGTCAAGCCTTCTGGTCTGAACAGCACTATCCCCATTTCTGGCAGCCGTACCTATCTCATCGTATTcatcaacaaaacacagaactttGAATTCACCTGCAGCTCTACAACCAGCAAAAATAGGGAGCCCGTCTCGCAGACTGTCAAGCAAAAGTGTGTTG TACCTGAAGGCAAGCCTacgcctccacctccacagccTCAGCCGAGGGACAGAAGTGCCATTTGTTTCATAGGTGGCCTCATTGTAGGTCTGTTAATAGCAATACTTATCTTTAAGAGAG aacTTCTACGCCcatcaaaagaaaacagcacGGGTGCTAAG GCTTAG
- the si:cabz01074946.1 gene encoding uncharacterized protein si:cabz01074946.1 isoform X3 → MVVHVISLEETTGYLGENVTLLSGANSSWNLSKIEWSIFSNNTWIATYRGGKINTNRVAQYKDRLSLNNDTGDLVINQLTTRDATEYTVDLLNKAGKNTVNKIKLIVTQRLKKPTISTVFSQDMEGGCWMMLDCTSPDKDVQLTWDVKPSGLNSTIPISGSRTYLIVFINKTQNFEFTCSSTTSKNREPVSQTVKQKCVVPEGKPTPPPPQPQPRDRSAICFIGGLIVGLLIAILIFKREMIYQLLNELLRPSKENSTGAKA, encoded by the exons ATgg TGGTGCATGTCATATCACTTGAGGAAACTACTGGGTACCTCGGGGAAAATGTTACACTACTCTCAGGTGCCAATTCATCGTGGAATCTGTCCAAAATCGAGTGGTCAATATTCTCCAACAACACTTGGATTGCCACCTATCGTGGAGGGAAGATAAACACGAATCGTGTCGCTCAGTATAAAGACAGACTCAGTCTTAATAATGATACAG GCGATTTGGTGATTAATCAACTGACTACACGTGATGCTACGGAGTACACTGTGGATCTCCTTAACAAAGCGGGAAAGAACACCGTGAATAAGATTAAACTCATAGTGACAC AGCGCCTCAAAAAACCAACCATAAGTACAGTGTTCAGCCAGGACATGGAAGGTGGCTGCTGGATGATGCTGGACTGCACTTCTCCAGATAAAGACGTTCAACTCACCTGGGATGTCAAGCCTTCTGGTCTGAACAGCACTATCCCCATTTCTGGCAGCCGTACCTATCTCATCGTATTcatcaacaaaacacagaactttGAATTCACCTGCAGCTCTACAACCAGCAAAAATAGGGAGCCCGTCTCGCAGACTGTCAAGCAAAAGTGTGTTG TACCTGAAGGCAAGCCTacgcctccacctccacagccTCAGCCGAGGGACAGAAGTGCCATTTGTTTCATAGGTGGCCTCATTGTAGGTCTGTTAATAGCAATACTTATCTTTAAGAGAG AAATGATCTACCAGCTTTTGAATG aacTTCTACGCCcatcaaaagaaaacagcacGGGTGCTAAG GCTTAG
- the LOC125013578 gene encoding vang-like protein 2, giving the protein MDNESTYSGYSYKSSHSRTSRKHRERRDRHHSKSRDSSSRGDKSVIIQAPGEPLLDAESTRGEERDDNWGETNTVVTGTSVDSISNEDLTRISKDIDESLPLECRRYVSPALGAILGLLSLITPLAFLALPQLLWRDTLDPCGTPCEGLYISLAFKLLILLISTWALFLRPPRATLPRFFVFRCLLLALVFLFVASYWLFYGVRVLEPRETDYRGIVGYAASLVDALLFIQYLALVLLEVRHLQPTFCLKVVRSTDGVSRFYNVGHLSIQRAAVWVLDQYYSDFPVHNPALLNLPKSILTKKMSAFKVYNLGEDNSTNNSTGQSRAMIAAAARRRDNSHNEYYYEEAEVERRVRKRKARLVVAVEEAFTHIKRHQEEEATASSPKHPREVMDPREAAQAIFAPMARAMQKYLRATRQQSYHSMENIINHLQFCITHNMTPKAFLERYLIPGPTLQYLDNSRGRQWTLVSEEPVTASLRQGQVFCLRRLDFSLVVTVTSLPFLRLGEEFIDPKSHKFVMKLQSETSV; this is encoded by the exons ATGGACAACGAGTCGACGTACTCGGGATACTCCTACAAGTCGTCCCACTCACGGACTTCCCGCAAACACAG AGAGCGAAGGGACAGGCATCACTCCAAGAGTCGTGACAGCAGCAGCCGTGGAGACAAATCCGTGATCATCCAGGCTCCAGGGGAGCCGCTGCTGGATGCCGAGTCCACTAGGGGAGAAGAAAGG GATGACAACTGGGGCGAGACCAACACTGTGGTCACGGGCACATCTGTGGATAGCATCTCCAACGAGGACCTGACACGGATCTCCAAGGACATAGACGAGTCTTTGCCGCTAGAGTGCCGTCGTTATGTCAGCCCAGCGCTGGGTGCCATTCTGGGCCTCCTCTCCCTAATCACTCCTCTAGCCTTCCTTGCCCTCCCACAGCTCTTGTGGCGGGACACGCTGGACCCTTGCGGCACGCCATGTGAAGGTCTCTACATTTCCTTGGCCTTCAAGCTCCTGATCCTCCTCATCTCCACATGGGCGCTGTTTCTCCGTCCGCCCAGAGCCACTCTGCCGCGCTTTTTTGTCTTTCGCTGTCTGCTGCTGGCGCTGGTCTTTCTCTTCGTGGCGTCCTATTGGCTCTTCTACGGTGTACGGGTGCTGGAGCCCAGAGAGACTGACTACAGGGGGATTGTGGGATATGCAGCCTCTTTGGTGGATGCGCTGCTGTTCATTCAGTATCTGGCCCTGGTGCTGTTGGAGGTCAGGCACCTGCAGCCCACTTTCTGTCTAAAGGTTGTGAGGAGCACAGATGGAGTCAGCCGTTTCTACAATGTGGGACATCTCAG TATCCAGCGAGCAGCAGTGTGGGTTCTAGACCAGTACTACAGCGACTTCCCCGTCCACAACCCCGCTCTGCTTAACCTCCCCAAGTCCATCCTCACCAAGAAGATGTCAGCCTTCAAAGTCTACAACTTGGGTGAAG ACAACAGCACCAATAACTCCACCGGGCAGTCCAGGGCTATGATCGCAGCCGCTGCCCGGAGAAGAGACAACTCTCACAACGAGTACTACTATGAGGAGGCAGAGGTGGAGCGAAGGGTCCGCAAACGTAAAGCTAG GCTGGTGGTAGCAGTAGAAGAGGCATTCACCCACATCAAACGTCATCAGGAAGAAGAGGCGACTGCGTCCTCTCCCAAACACCCGCGGGAGGTGATGGACCCCAGGGAGGCAGCTCAGGCCATCTTTGCCCCCATGGCACGGGCCATGCAGAAATACCTCCGTGCCACCAGACAGCAGTCTTACCACAGCATGGAGAACATCATCAACCATCTTCAATTCTGCATTACACACAACATGACCCCCAAG GCCTTCCTCGAGCGTTACCTCATCCCAGGTCCCACTCTCCAGTATCTAGACAACAGCAGGGGGCGCCAATGGACACTAGTGAGTGAGGAGCCAGTGACGGCCTCTTTGCGCCAGGGCCAGGTCTTCTGCCTGAGACGCCTCGACTTCTCCCTGGTTGTCACAGTAACGTCCCTTCCCTTTCTGCGTCTTGGCGAGGAGTTCATTGACCCCAAAAGCCACAAGTTTGTCATGAAGCTCCAGTCAGAGACATCTGTGTAG